From a region of the Gossypium raimondii isolate GPD5lz chromosome 10, ASM2569854v1, whole genome shotgun sequence genome:
- the LOC105774946 gene encoding dehydration-responsive element-binding protein 2A: MFGMGFKDNHNPEMDSSLFPGSSRKRKRRDGLSVADTLKLWSENSEAKQSRKAPAKGSKKGCMKGKGGPQNQNCNYRGVRQRTWGKWVAEIRAPNKGKRLWLGTFPTAVEAASAYDEAAKAMYGDKAILNMPQGSDSDSVATPSHGFSQATTTTTATCGGSESAMDGPVDSEAPSTSGAMDMKGEGGEVDRRGDDTDYSWLEGLESLQFFDDIPMDYVGNNSVWDNCELFDIDEFLA; encoded by the coding sequence ATGTTTGGTATGGGTTTTAAGGATAATCACAACCCAGAGATGGATTCGTCTTTGTTTCCGGGTTCTTCACGTAAAAGGAAGAGACGGGACGGGTTATCAGTGGCGGATACTTTGAAGTTATGGAGTGAGAACTCGGAGGCCAAACAATCACGTAAAGCGCCGGCTAAGGGTTCCAAGAAAGGGTGCATGAAGGGTAAAGGCGGGCCGCAGAACCAGAACTGTAACTACAGAGGCGTACGGCAGCGTACATGGGGTAAGTGGGTAGCGGAAATCCGCGCTCCGAATAAAGGGAAACGTCTCTGGCTCGGCACTTTCCCTACTGCCGTCGAAGCCGCTTCGGCTTACGACGAAGCCGCCAAAGCCATGTACGGTGACAAAGCGATCCTTAACATGCCACAGGGTTCCGATTCGGACTCAGTCGCCACTCCTTCACATGGGTTTTCTCAGGCTACAACTACAACAACGGCCACTTGCGGTGGCTCTGAGTCCGCTATGGATGGTCCTGTTGATTCTGAAGCGCCGTCGACAAGTGGTGCAATGGATATGAAAGGTGAAGGTGGTGAGGTTGATAGAAGAGGGGATGATACAGATTATAGCTGGCTTGAAGGATTGGAATCGTTGCAGTTCTTCGATGACATTCCAATGGATTATGTAGGGAATAATAGTGTGTGGGATAATTGTGAGCTTTTTGATATTGATGAGTTCCTTGCTTGA